A genomic region of Pelodiscus sinensis isolate JC-2024 chromosome 1, ASM4963464v1, whole genome shotgun sequence contains the following coding sequences:
- the FAM131B gene encoding protein FAM131B translates to MGCIGSRTVGNEVIAVDWKGLKDVDQINMDSTSSLHGSSIHRPSTEQTRTDFSWDGINLSMEDTTSILPKLKRNSNAYGIGALAKSSFSGISRSMKDHVTKPTAMGQGRMAHMIEWQGWGKGSSQQQHMQEAVLKDADAYSDLSDGEKEARFLAGVMEQFAISEATLMAWSSMDGEDVSVNSNQENTAGNYSENYQELMESQDHIAQTQYDSWPHSYVSQGMYCLGSSDAWETSDQSLIASPATGSYLGQNFEETQSNLQESTLIQSGLIQQHQMQQQQPQALLQNPGLVDVWPPQTAPGGGGGAESSTYIGVHTEEEGNPLLEKAPLLNKKPSPEEDDAVCRDLESLSPREELEHAALSRKVSDVTSSGVQSFDEEEGEANN, encoded by the exons GGAATGAGGTGATTGCAGTGGATTGGAAGGGATTGAAAGATGTGGACCAGATTAATATGGATAGCACCAGCTCACTGCATGGCAGCAGCATCCACCGACCCTCCACAGAG CAAACCCGGACAGATTTCTCTTGGGATGGTATTAAT CTGTCCATGGAAGACACAACCTCCATTCTCCCCAAGCTGAAACGGAACTCCAATGCCTATGGAATTGGGGCTCTGGCTAAGTCGTCTTTCTCTG GGATATCCCGCAGCATGAAGGATCACGTCACAAAGCCAACAGCGATGGGACAGGGCCGTATGGCTCACATGATTGAGTGGCAAGGCTGGGGCAAAggtagcagccagcagcagcacatgcAGGAGGCTGTGCTCAAAGATGCTGATGCCTACTCGGACCTGAGTGATGGCGAGAAGGAGGCCCGATTTCTTGCAG GGGTGATGGAGCAGTTCGCCATCTCCGAGGCCACTCTGATGGCCTGGTCCTCCATGGATGGTGAGGATGTGAGTGTCAACTCCAACCAGGAGAACACAGCAGGCAACTACAGTGAGAACTACCAGGAGCTGATGGAGAGCCAGG ATCACATTGCCCAGACACAGTACGACAGCTGGCCTCACTCCTATGTCTCTCAGGGCATGTACTGCCTGGGCTCCTCTGATGCTTGGGAGACCAGCGACCAGTCCCTCATTGCTTCCCCCGCCACCGGCTCCTACCTAGGCCAGAACTTTGAGGAGACCCAGTCCAACCTGCAGGAGAGCACCTTGATTCAGAGTGGCCTCATCCAGCAGCATCAGATGCAACAGCAGCAGCCGCAGGCCCTGCTCCAGAACCCTGGGCTTGTTGATGTGTGGCCCCCTCAGACTGCcccaggaggaggtggtggggcCGAATCCAGCACATACATAGGGGTGCACACAGAGGAGGAAGGAAACCCACTACTGGAGAAGGCCCCTCTGCTAAACAAGAAGCCCTCTCCAGAGGAGGACGATGCTGTATGCCGGGACCTGGAGTCACTGTCACCCCGGGAGGAGCTAGAACATGCTGCACTCAGCCGCAAGGTCTCGGACGTCACTTCCTCCGGGGTGCAGTCCTTtgatgaggaggagggggaagcaaacAACTGA